One Streptomyces hundungensis DNA segment encodes these proteins:
- a CDS encoding PadR family transcriptional regulator — translation MTDRAMQEPTLLLLTALADQPRHGYAIAREVEAISGGRVKLRTGTLYGALERLLQQRMIEVHSEEVVDSRLRRTYTLTSSGRTALAAEVERIAATAREAARRLGVIGEAATS, via the coding sequence ATGACTGATCGGGCCATGCAGGAACCGACCTTGCTTCTTCTCACCGCTCTCGCGGACCAGCCCCGCCATGGCTACGCCATCGCGCGGGAGGTGGAGGCCATCTCGGGTGGGAGGGTGAAGTTGCGGACCGGCACGTTGTACGGCGCGCTGGAGCGTCTCTTGCAACAGCGGATGATCGAGGTGCACAGCGAGGAAGTGGTGGACAGCCGGCTGCGGCGCACGTACACCCTGACCTCGTCCGGGCGCACGGCCCTGGCCGCCGAGGTAGAGCGGATCGCCGCCACCGCGCGCGAAGCCGCCCGTCGCCTCGGCGTGATCGGTGAGGCGGCCACCTCGTGA
- a CDS encoding IS110 family transposase: MLDTEGVGVFLGMDVGKTAHHGHGLTPAGKKVFDKPMPNSEPKLRAVFDKLKAKFGTVLVIVDQPASIGALPLTVARDAGCEVAYLPGLAMRRIADLYPGEAKTDAKDAAVIADAARTMPHTLRSLELTDEITAELTVLTGFDQDLAAEATRTSNRIRGLLTQFHPSLERVLGPRLDHPAVTWLLERYGSPNALRKAGRRRLVEVIRPKAPRMAARLVDDVFDALDEQTVVVPGTGTLDVVIPSLARSLAAVHDQRRALEAQISTLLEAHPLHPVLTSMPGVGVRTAAVILVTVGDGTGFPSAAHLASYAGLAPTTKSSGTSIHGEHAPRGGNRQLKRAMFLSAFACMNADPASRGYYDRQRARGKTHTQALLRLARQRISVLFAMLRDGTFYESRTPSVTLAA, translated from the coding sequence ATGTTAGACACCGAAGGCGTGGGCGTCTTCCTCGGGATGGACGTCGGCAAGACCGCCCACCACGGCCACGGGCTCACCCCGGCCGGGAAGAAGGTCTTCGACAAGCCGATGCCCAACAGCGAACCGAAACTGCGGGCCGTCTTCGACAAGCTCAAGGCCAAGTTCGGCACCGTCCTAGTGATCGTGGACCAGCCCGCCTCTATCGGCGCCCTGCCTCTGACCGTCGCCCGCGACGCGGGCTGCGAGGTCGCCTACCTGCCCGGACTCGCGATGCGGCGGATCGCCGACCTCTATCCAGGCGAGGCGAAGACCGACGCGAAGGACGCGGCGGTGATCGCGGACGCGGCCCGGACGATGCCTCACACTTTGCGTTCGCTGGAGCTGACCGACGAGATCACCGCCGAGCTCACGGTGCTGACCGGCTTCGACCAGGACCTCGCGGCCGAGGCCACCCGCACTTCGAACCGGATACGCGGTCTGCTGACCCAGTTCCACCCCAGCCTCGAGCGGGTCCTGGGCCCGCGGCTGGACCACCCCGCCGTCACCTGGCTCCTCGAGCGATACGGATCCCCGAACGCCCTGCGGAAAGCCGGCCGCCGCAGACTCGTCGAGGTGATCCGTCCCAAGGCCCCCCGCATGGCGGCCCGGCTGGTCGACGACGTCTTCGACGCCCTCGACGAACAGACCGTCGTGGTCCCGGGAACCGGCACCCTCGACGTGGTCATCCCGTCGCTGGCCCGCTCGCTCGCGGCGGTTCACGACCAGCGCCGGGCACTGGAAGCCCAGATCAGCACCCTTCTGGAGGCTCACCCTCTTCACCCGGTCCTGACCTCGATGCCCGGAGTCGGAGTCAGGACCGCCGCCGTCATCCTGGTCACCGTCGGCGACGGCACCGGTTTCCCCAGTGCCGCCCACCTCGCCTCCTACGCCGGCCTCGCTCCCACGACCAAGTCGTCAGGGACCTCGATCCACGGCGAACACGCACCACGAGGCGGAAACCGGCAGCTCAAACGCGCGATGTTCCTCTCCGCCTTCGCCTGCATGAACGCCGACCCGGCCTCCCGCGGCTACTACGACCGGCAAAGAGCCCGCGGCAAAACCCACACCCAAGCGCTCCTCCGCCTCGCCCGCCAACGCATCAGCGTCCTCTTCGCCATGCTCCGCGACGGAACCTTCTACGAATCCCGGACCCCCAGCGTCACTCTCGCCGCATGA
- a CDS encoding DUF6228 family protein — MSAVLRSRGHVGLTWTLRPWRGPAGGWEACVTTWLDAGERMSGLAADVRRFLTQQNGGRG; from the coding sequence ATCAGCGCGGTCCTCCGCTCCCGCGGACACGTCGGGCTGACCTGGACACTTCGCCCATGGAGAGGTCCGGCCGGTGGTTGGGAGGCATGCGTCACGACCTGGCTCGACGCCGGCGAGCGTATGTCGGGCCTCGCGGCCGATGTCCGACGCTTCCTCACACAGCAAAACGGCGGCCGTGGTTGA
- a CDS encoding DUF6228 family protein: protein MSSHDAYLGTASAVTVRCQNNRSVSVRLCDSFRPDEDRVQYAIEASAPRLTMRVDEVVAWNWGPTWRPSWRDWLPTSAAGTGSGSGRPTTGIPRSARSSAPADTSG, encoded by the coding sequence ATGAGCTCCCATGACGCCTACCTCGGTACGGCGTCCGCCGTAACTGTCCGCTGCCAGAACAACCGGTCCGTCAGTGTGCGGCTCTGCGATTCCTTCCGGCCCGACGAGGACCGTGTGCAGTACGCGATCGAAGCGTCCGCGCCGAGGCTGACCATGCGCGTCGACGAGGTGGTCGCCTGGAATTGGGGGCCGACCTGGCGCCCTTCGTGGAGGGACTGGCTGCCGACTTCCGCGGCTGGGACGGGTAGCGGGTCTGGCAGACCGACCACCGGGATCCCACGATCAGCGCGGTCCTCCGCTCCCGCGGACACGTCGGGCTGA
- a CDS encoding NADPH:quinone reductase, with translation MKSVIRMTAGGPEVLQFVERPVPEPGPGEVRVRMRVSGVNPTDWRSRRRALPPGVIEQVPHQDGSGVIDAVGPQVDPARVGKRVWIWEAAWERPWGTAQQYTLVPDRHAVDLPDHASFELGAALGIPALTAHRTLTVHDGGPGRIAPGTLRGATVLVAGGAGAVGNAAIQLARWAGARVISTVSGPAKGALARAAGAHHVVDYRSQDATTEILAFAPEGVDIIVEVSPGTNSALDISVAARGAVVAYYGGGEDERLSIPVLSSLAANLRWQSVFVYTVPPAAKQQALTDVSAAVDECALRVGEEAGIPLHRFTLERTAEAHVALERGVVGKVLIDIP, from the coding sequence ATGAAGTCCGTCATCCGGATGACCGCCGGCGGCCCCGAGGTGCTCCAATTCGTCGAGCGCCCCGTGCCCGAACCCGGCCCGGGTGAAGTTCGGGTCCGTATGCGCGTCTCGGGTGTCAACCCCACCGACTGGCGCAGCCGCAGACGTGCGTTGCCGCCGGGTGTGATCGAGCAGGTGCCCCACCAGGACGGCTCCGGAGTCATCGACGCTGTCGGTCCGCAGGTCGACCCGGCACGGGTCGGAAAGCGAGTGTGGATCTGGGAGGCCGCATGGGAGCGGCCCTGGGGAACGGCACAGCAGTACACGCTCGTGCCGGACCGGCACGCCGTCGACCTGCCCGACCATGCCTCGTTCGAACTCGGCGCCGCCCTGGGTATCCCGGCCCTGACCGCCCACCGCACGCTGACAGTTCATGACGGCGGACCAGGGCGTATCGCGCCCGGCACCCTGCGGGGCGCGACCGTACTGGTGGCAGGTGGCGCCGGAGCGGTCGGCAACGCGGCCATCCAGCTTGCCCGCTGGGCCGGAGCGCGTGTGATCAGCACGGTCAGCGGTCCCGCCAAAGGCGCCCTGGCGAGAGCGGCAGGCGCCCACCACGTGGTCGACTACCGCTCGCAGGACGCGACCACAGAGATCCTGGCCTTCGCCCCCGAAGGGGTCGACATCATCGTGGAGGTGTCCCCGGGCACCAACTCCGCCCTCGACATCTCCGTGGCCGCCCGCGGAGCTGTGGTGGCGTACTACGGGGGCGGCGAGGACGAGCGGCTCTCCATTCCGGTGCTCTCCTCGTTGGCGGCCAACCTGCGCTGGCAGAGCGTCTTCGTCTACACCGTGCCGCCTGCCGCGAAGCAGCAGGCTCTCACCGACGTCTCGGCAGCCGTGGACGAGTGCGCGTTGCGTGTGGGTGAGGAGGCGGGGATACCCCTGCACCGCTTCACGCTGGAGCGCACGGCTGAAGCACATGTCGCGCTCGAACGAGGCGTGGTCGGCAAGGTATTGATCGATATCCCGTGA
- a CDS encoding nuclear transport factor 2 family protein: MTVTAHATATPAWVLKFMNAIDTLEFDDGFAPLTETSDMFFGTEHLHGIEAIKAFFVKIDAPLIITHEVLEYWAASDGVHLLRGEATMAKKSAPDRVVHAPFMHIFYLDQEEPPRVRTLRITAGPLETDVVM; this comes from the coding sequence ATGACAGTCACCGCACACGCGACGGCCACACCCGCATGGGTCCTGAAATTCATGAACGCCATCGACACCCTGGAGTTCGACGACGGCTTCGCGCCGCTGACGGAGACCAGTGACATGTTCTTCGGTACCGAGCACCTCCACGGCATCGAGGCCATCAAGGCGTTCTTCGTCAAAATCGACGCTCCACTGATCATTACCCACGAAGTCCTGGAGTACTGGGCCGCGAGCGACGGCGTCCACCTGCTGCGCGGCGAGGCGACAATGGCCAAGAAGAGCGCACCGGACCGGGTGGTGCACGCCCCGTTCATGCACATCTTCTACCTGGACCAGGAAGAGCCGCCCCGCGTCCGTACCCTCCGCATCACCGCGGGCCCTTTGGAGACTGACGTCGTGATGTGA
- a CDS encoding MFS transporter, with translation MYLLRAETERTGIKSPSGILAALSVSNQVISVFGPTLGGVLIGLGGWHLIFAINVPLSLACLVLGALRLPKRVRAGHENVAPPSADVPGMLLFAGSLTAFMLFLTSPGRTHWYLPVIGAFAGGVFVRRELACGGPFIDLRVLSGNTPLLATYARQLLAYTVSYAFMYGYSQWLQEGRGLGPERAGLLLLPMSLMAIGVTVLTGHHAQVRGKLFVGGSAQLIGV, from the coding sequence ATGTACCTGCTGCGCGCCGAGACCGAGCGCACCGGGATCAAGAGCCCGAGCGGCATCCTGGCTGCGCTGTCGGTGTCCAACCAGGTCATCTCCGTCTTCGGCCCGACCCTGGGCGGCGTACTCATCGGCCTCGGTGGCTGGCACCTCATCTTCGCGATCAACGTTCCGTTGTCCCTCGCCTGTCTCGTGCTCGGCGCGCTGCGGCTGCCCAAGCGCGTGAGGGCGGGCCACGAGAACGTTGCCCCGCCGTCGGCGGACGTGCCGGGCATGCTGCTGTTCGCGGGCTCGCTCACCGCGTTCATGCTGTTCCTTACGTCGCCGGGGCGCACGCACTGGTATCTGCCGGTGATCGGCGCCTTCGCGGGCGGGGTCTTCGTCCGCCGGGAGCTGGCCTGCGGCGGCCCGTTCATCGACCTGCGCGTACTGAGTGGCAACACCCCGCTGCTCGCGACGTACGCACGCCAACTCCTCGCCTATACGGTGTCGTACGCCTTCATGTACGGCTACAGCCAGTGGCTCCAGGAAGGTCGCGGCCTCGGCCCCGAACGGGCCGGACTCCTGCTGCTCCCGATGTCCCTGATGGCCATCGGCGTCACCGTCCTCACCGGGCACCACGCCCAGGTCCGGGGCAAGCTCTTCGTGGGTGGATCCGCCCAACTCATCGGCGTTTGA
- a CDS encoding anti-sigma factor, with the protein MRPAPASRCSSRYRRGSSLLPSPGRAVRRLISSSRSCRSALSLLLGPQPTGARGWEPSSCGQLKGNATGTLIVARNRDRAVFLATGLSRPPAGKVCQLWFDDAGTMRPAGLISATQTTEAVLLSGPLDHATAMGTTVEPTGGSTQPTTTPSPSCPSPAHEARRGTRRLPSLRVLVLRRSCSSRQTVLYPGV; encoded by the coding sequence GTGAGGCCCGCGCCGGCGAGCCGCTGCTCATCCCGCTACCGGCGCGGGTCGTCGCTACTGCCTTCCCCAGGACGAGCCGTACGTCGGCTCATCAGCTCGTCGCGATCGTGTCGGTCAGCGCTGTCCCTCCTGCTCGGTCCACAGCCCACTGGCGCGCGAGGGTGGGAACCCAGTTCATGTGGGCAACTCAAGGGCAACGCCACCGGCACTCTCATCGTCGCCCGCAACCGCGATCGGGCCGTCTTCCTCGCCACCGGTCTCTCCCGGCCCCCCGCGGGCAAGGTCTGTCAGCTCTGGTTCGATGACGCCGGCACCATGCGGCCGGCCGGCCTGATCAGCGCCACCCAAACCACCGAAGCGGTCCTGCTGTCCGGCCCCCTCGACCATGCCACCGCCATGGGCACCACCGTCGAGCCGACCGGCGGCTCCACCCAGCCCACCACCACCCCCTCGCCCTCATGCCCCTCCCCCGCGCATGAAGCGCGGCGCGGAACAAGAAGGCTCCCAAGCCTTCGCGTTCTGGTCCTGCGACGCTCCTGCTCCTCCCGGCAAACCGTCCTCTATCCCGGGGTCTGA
- a CDS encoding APC family permease, translated as MATTTEMQGSRLRAWMLEGLSDMGKGRPSRPKEAEPATGHEGQPWYRVMCLTGVDYFSTLGYQPGIAALAAGLLSPIATIVLVIVTLAGALPVYRRVSEESPHGEGSIAMLSRLLSFWQGKLFVLTLLGFAATDFLITITLSAADASTHLVENPHLESALHDKQVLITMILVALLGAVFLKGFLEAIGVAVVLVAVYLALNVVVVVTGLWHVITEGHVVADWTAALGTEHGNPLAMIGVALVVFPKLALGLSGFETGVAVMPHVKGYAQDTEANPAGRIRDTKKLLTTAALIMSVFLILTSFITTVLIPHQEFEPGGRANGRALAYLAHENLGSAFGTVYDASTICILWFAGASAMAGLLNLMPRYLPKYGMAPHWARAVRPMVIVFTLIAFLVTWLFDANVDAQGGAYATGVLVLICSAAIAVTIAARKAEQRGWTIGFGIISVVFLYTTVVNVIERPDGVKIGACFIAGIMVISLLSRLGRAFELRVTHVELDPMAERLVQDISRRTPRFIANEPDQRDVAEYRDKVEQIRADNDVPTTEDFIFVEVTITDPSEFEAGLTVRGEVLHDRYRVLTVESSSVPNALAALLLHARDLTGARPHIYFEWTEGSPFANFLRFFLFGQGEIAPVTREVLREAEPDRDRRPRVHVG; from the coding sequence ATGGCCACCACGACCGAGATGCAGGGAAGCAGGCTCCGCGCGTGGATGCTGGAGGGGCTGTCCGACATGGGCAAGGGGCGGCCTTCCAGGCCCAAGGAAGCGGAGCCTGCGACCGGCCATGAGGGCCAGCCCTGGTACCGGGTGATGTGCCTGACCGGTGTCGACTACTTCTCGACCCTCGGCTATCAGCCCGGCATCGCAGCTTTGGCCGCCGGCCTGCTCTCGCCCATCGCGACGATCGTGCTCGTGATCGTCACCCTGGCGGGAGCGCTGCCTGTATACCGGCGGGTCTCGGAGGAGAGCCCGCACGGCGAGGGATCCATCGCGATGCTCTCCCGGCTGCTCTCCTTCTGGCAGGGCAAGCTCTTCGTCCTGACCCTGCTGGGTTTCGCGGCCACCGACTTCCTGATCACCATCACCCTGTCGGCGGCTGACGCCTCCACCCACCTCGTGGAGAACCCGCACCTGGAGTCTGCTCTGCACGACAAGCAGGTGCTCATCACCATGATCCTGGTGGCCCTGCTCGGCGCGGTGTTCTTGAAAGGCTTCCTGGAGGCGATCGGCGTCGCCGTTGTACTCGTGGCCGTCTACCTGGCGCTGAACGTAGTTGTCGTCGTCACCGGCCTGTGGCACGTGATCACCGAGGGCCATGTCGTCGCTGATTGGACGGCTGCCTTGGGTACGGAGCACGGCAACCCGCTGGCCATGATCGGCGTCGCGCTGGTCGTGTTCCCCAAGCTCGCGCTCGGCCTGTCGGGCTTCGAGACGGGCGTGGCGGTCATGCCGCACGTCAAGGGCTACGCACAGGACACGGAGGCGAACCCAGCGGGGCGCATCCGCGACACCAAGAAGCTCCTCACCACGGCCGCATTGATCATGAGCGTGTTCCTGATCCTCACGAGCTTCATCACCACCGTCCTCATCCCGCACCAGGAGTTCGAGCCCGGAGGCAGAGCCAACGGCCGCGCCCTCGCCTACCTGGCTCACGAGAACCTCGGCAGCGCCTTCGGCACGGTCTACGACGCCTCGACCATCTGCATCCTGTGGTTCGCCGGCGCCTCCGCCATGGCCGGACTGCTCAACCTGATGCCCCGCTACCTGCCCAAGTACGGCATGGCCCCGCACTGGGCCCGTGCCGTGCGCCCCATGGTCATCGTCTTTACCCTCATCGCCTTCCTGGTGACCTGGCTCTTCGACGCCAACGTCGACGCCCAGGGCGGCGCCTACGCCACCGGTGTCCTCGTCCTCATCTGTTCGGCCGCCATCGCCGTGACCATCGCCGCCCGCAAGGCCGAGCAGCGCGGCTGGACGATCGGCTTCGGGATCATCTCCGTCGTCTTCCTCTACACCACTGTCGTCAACGTCATCGAGCGCCCGGACGGTGTGAAGATCGGTGCCTGCTTCATCGCCGGCATCATGGTGATCTCTCTCCTCTCCCGCCTTGGCCGGGCTTTCGAGCTGCGCGTGACGCATGTCGAACTCGACCCGATGGCCGAGCGGCTCGTCCAGGACATCTCGCGTCGCACACCCCGGTTCATCGCCAACGAGCCGGACCAGCGAGATGTAGCCGAATACCGCGACAAGGTCGAGCAGATCCGCGCGGACAACGACGTCCCCACGACAGAGGACTTCATCTTCGTCGAGGTGACGATCACCGACCCCTCCGAGTTCGAGGCGGGGCTCACCGTCCGCGGCGAGGTACTCCACGACCGCTACCGCGTCCTCACCGTGGAGAGCTCCTCGGTGCCCAACGCCTTGGCGGCCCTCCTCCTCCACGCCCGCGACCTCACCGGCGCACGCCCGCACATCTACTTCGAGTGGACTGAGGGGAGCCCGTTCGCCAACTTCCTCCGCTTCTTCCTCTTCGGCCAGGGCGAGATCGCCCCGGTCACCCGCGAGGTCCTGCGCGAGGCAGAGCCCGACCGTGACCGCCGACCCCGCGTCCACGTCGGCTGA
- a CDS encoding CGNR zinc finger domain-containing protein — protein sequence MDTLLDLLNSRPLVAGEEQDALGDPAGGRRWAREHGGEGSLAELALLRDARDLLGDVVRGERSPAVLSPLLEGVHQVPEITSDGLRWMVKTPPHARLAVEVVLAWAAIEEHMPGRLRPCANDKCQLFLLDRSRANRARWCSMAVCGNREKARRHYERTR from the coding sequence ATGGACACGCTGCTGGACCTGCTCAACAGCAGGCCGCTTGTCGCCGGGGAGGAACAGGACGCGCTCGGCGACCCGGCCGGAGGCAGACGCTGGGCGCGGGAGCACGGCGGCGAAGGCAGCCTCGCGGAACTGGCACTGCTGCGCGACGCGCGGGACCTCCTGGGGGACGTCGTGCGCGGAGAACGTTCGCCCGCCGTTTTGAGCCCGCTGCTCGAAGGGGTCCACCAGGTCCCGGAGATCACTTCGGATGGTCTTCGGTGGATGGTGAAGACTCCCCCGCACGCCCGGTTGGCCGTCGAGGTGGTGCTCGCCTGGGCCGCCATCGAGGAGCACATGCCCGGCCGGCTCCGCCCCTGCGCCAACGACAAGTGCCAGTTGTTCCTGCTCGACCGCAGCCGTGCCAACCGTGCCCGCTGGTGCTCGATGGCTGTCTGCGGCAACCGCGAAAAAGCACGCCGCCACTACGAGCGCACCCGCTGA
- a CDS encoding alpha/beta fold hydrolase, with protein MSSVHHRTATVDGHEIFYREAGPADAPAIVLLHGYPTSSFMFRELIPLLADDYHVIAPDHLGFGHSDAPLAGEFAYTFDALAELASGLLDQLGLDRYALYVQDYGAPIGWRLALRHPERISALVTQNGNGYEDGFVESFWTDVWAYGANPGPDTEPAVRAALSLDAIRWQYTHGVPDPSRVSPDTWEHDFALVSREGNAEVQLALFRDYRNNRPLYPLLHEFLRTSEVPVLAVWGRNDEIFGPAGARAFARDAKDAEVHLINGGHFLLESHLDVVAGYLRGFLGRVLG; from the coding sequence ATGAGCTCGGTACACCACCGGACCGCCACGGTCGACGGCCATGAGATCTTCTACCGGGAAGCAGGCCCCGCGGACGCCCCGGCGATCGTCCTGCTGCACGGCTACCCGACCAGCTCGTTCATGTTCCGCGAACTCATCCCGCTGCTGGCCGACGACTATCACGTCATCGCCCCGGACCACCTCGGCTTCGGCCACTCCGACGCCCCCCTCGCGGGAGAGTTCGCCTACACCTTCGACGCCCTCGCCGAACTCGCCTCCGGGCTGCTCGACCAACTGGGCCTGGACCGCTACGCCCTCTACGTCCAGGACTACGGTGCCCCCATCGGGTGGCGCCTCGCGCTCCGGCACCCCGAGCGGATCTCCGCCCTCGTCACCCAGAACGGCAACGGTTACGAGGACGGCTTCGTCGAGTCGTTCTGGACCGACGTCTGGGCCTACGGGGCGAACCCCGGTCCCGACACCGAACCCGCCGTCCGCGCCGCGCTGAGCCTCGACGCCATCCGCTGGCAGTACACGCACGGCGTGCCCGATCCGAGCCGGGTCAGCCCGGACACCTGGGAGCACGACTTCGCTCTCGTCTCCCGCGAGGGCAATGCCGAGGTCCAGTTGGCACTGTTCCGCGACTACCGGAACAATCGCCCGCTCTACCCGCTGCTGCACGAATTCCTGCGTACCAGCGAGGTCCCCGTGCTCGCCGTCTGGGGCCGCAACGACGAAATCTTCGGCCCGGCCGGCGCGCGGGCCTTCGCGCGCGACGCCAAGGACGCGGAGGTACACCTGATCAATGGCGGCCACTTCCTGCTGGAGAGTCATCTGGACGTCGTCGCGGGTTACCTGCGCGGCTTCCTCGGAAGGGTGCTGGGATAA
- a CDS encoding cytochrome P450 family protein, with product MHTQRETVQLADLTDDFTADPYSAFDSLRSRGPVHHARFPTGDESWLVIGHEEVRAAFADPRLRNDVRHSADFEDDGLYSVGRNMLQVDPPDHTRLRTLVAREFTARRIQALRPRVEEAASALLDAVADDGRTDLVAAYAYPLPLTIICELLGVPDPDRDAFRAWSTKVVALDDAEQSARASQEMAAYLAGLAEQKRRVRDAADSDLLHALVRTQDGDGGDRLTPEELLGMAFLLLVAGHETTVNLIANAVHLLLRHPAQLAALRSDPELLKGAVEETLRFEPPAPAGTYRYTAEPITLGGAHIPAGARVVLSIAAANRDPARFTNPDRFDIRRDPTQTRAHLAFGHGLHHCLGAPLARLEATLALRILLNRFPHLAFDGDTTPQWRPSLMRSLRELPVRW from the coding sequence ATGCACACGCAGCGCGAAACCGTCCAACTCGCCGACCTCACCGACGACTTCACCGCCGACCCCTACTCCGCCTTCGACTCACTGCGCTCGCGCGGCCCCGTGCACCACGCGCGCTTCCCCACCGGGGACGAGTCATGGCTGGTGATCGGGCACGAGGAAGTGCGTGCCGCGTTCGCCGACCCCAGGCTGCGCAACGACGTACGGCACTCTGCCGACTTCGAGGACGACGGGCTCTACTCCGTGGGCCGCAACATGCTCCAGGTCGACCCGCCCGATCACACCCGGCTGCGGACGCTCGTGGCCCGGGAGTTCACCGCCCGCCGCATCCAGGCACTGCGGCCCCGCGTCGAAGAGGCGGCCAGTGCGCTTCTGGACGCCGTGGCCGACGACGGTCGTACCGACCTCGTGGCCGCATACGCCTACCCGTTGCCCCTCACCATCATCTGCGAGCTGCTCGGCGTACCGGACCCGGACCGCGATGCCTTCCGGGCCTGGTCCACGAAGGTCGTCGCCCTCGACGACGCGGAGCAATCCGCCCGCGCCAGCCAGGAAATGGCCGCATACCTCGCAGGGCTGGCGGAGCAGAAACGGCGGGTTCGGGACGCCGCGGACAGCGATCTACTGCACGCCCTCGTCCGCACCCAGGACGGCGACGGCGGCGACCGGCTCACCCCGGAGGAACTGCTCGGAATGGCCTTCCTCCTGCTCGTCGCAGGACACGAGACCACCGTCAACCTCATCGCCAACGCCGTCCACCTGCTGCTCCGCCACCCCGCGCAACTCGCCGCCCTCCGCAGCGACCCCGAGCTGCTCAAGGGCGCCGTGGAGGAGACGCTCCGCTTCGAACCGCCCGCACCAGCGGGCACCTACCGCTACACCGCCGAACCGATCACACTCGGCGGCGCCCACATACCGGCGGGCGCTCGTGTCGTGCTCTCCATCGCCGCCGCGAACCGCGACCCCGCGCGCTTCACCAACCCCGACCGGTTCGACATCCGCCGCGACCCGACCCAGACCCGTGCCCACCTCGCCTTCGGGCACGGCCTGCACCACTGCCTGGGCGCACCGCTCGCACGACTGGAAGCGACCCTGGCCCTGCGAATCCTCCTGAACCGCTTCCCCCACCTGGCCTTCGACGGCGACACCACACCACAGTGGCGCCCCAGTCTCATGCGGAGCCTGCGAGAGCTGCCGGTGCGCTGGTAA
- a CDS encoding STAS domain-containing protein, with the protein MPTPPLGLHLATVSTPDMVRIEITGNLDYQTADLLLEEVIAQLTARPGLCDLHLHCGQLRFVDSMGLSAFLLIHRRVSASGILLHLDERPPSLNRLLNITGTFEHLSTPASPAVRNIMKTGAMDERAATHPPSAEEACAAEVACRRSPQNGSTALPNSQIPEARPTRSQDTAR; encoded by the coding sequence ATGCCTACACCGCCCCTCGGCCTGCATCTGGCCACTGTCAGTACCCCGGACATGGTCCGCATAGAGATCACCGGAAACCTCGACTACCAGACGGCGGACCTGCTTCTTGAGGAAGTCATCGCACAGCTCACTGCGCGCCCGGGCCTGTGCGACCTGCACCTGCATTGTGGGCAGCTCAGGTTCGTCGACTCCATGGGCCTGTCCGCCTTTCTGTTGATCCACCGTCGCGTGTCGGCGTCCGGGATCCTTCTGCACCTGGACGAACGTCCGCCGAGCCTCAACAGGCTCCTCAACATCACCGGCACCTTCGAACACCTCAGCACGCCCGCGTCCCCCGCCGTCCGGAACATCATGAAAACTGGCGCGATGGACGAACGCGCTGCCACGCATCCGCCGTCCGCCGAAGAAGCCTGCGCCGCTGAGGTGGCCTGTCGACGCTCCCCGCAGAACGGAAGTACCGCACTGCCGAACTCGCAGATACCGGAGGCGAGACCCACCCGCTCCCAGGACACCGCGCGGTAG